In Chrysoperla carnea chromosome 2, inChrCarn1.1, whole genome shotgun sequence, the following proteins share a genomic window:
- the LOC123292508 gene encoding H/ACA ribonucleoprotein complex subunit 4, with amino-acid sequence MDLGEPFKEKKKKKSKGEKSLADIQTSQDFQIETSEKVVPLDTSKWPLLLKYFDRLNVRTNHYTPLPFGASPLKRNISEYIKAGFINLDKPSNPSSHEVVAWIKRILKVEKTGHSGTLDPKTSGCLIVCIDRATRLVKSQQAAGKEYVSVFKLHSSVEGGSVKVLQGLEKLRGALFQRPPLISAVKRQLRVRSVYESKLLDFDPERNIGVFWVSCEAGSYIRTMCVHLGLMLGVGGQMLELRRSRSGIQSERDSMSTMHDILDAQWLYENHKDESYLRRVVQPLEGLLVKHKRIIMKDSAVNAVCYGAKIMLPGVLRYDDNIELNEEIVIVTTKGEAVALAVALMTTATIASCDHGIVAKIKRVIMERDTYPRKWGLGPKASMKKQLISKGQLDKHGKPNENTPKEWLTGYVDYSVKTEKSATNIKVEPENGQEDEISRKRRISDSTATEVDTTMEVDVEHKEKKKKKKKRKTDDEQESEIVQVKTEVMDESGETVTKEKKKKKKKDKKQDDE; translated from the exons atggatTTAG GAGAACcatttaaggaaaaaaagaagaagaaaagtAAAGGAGAAAAAAGTTTAGCTGATATTCAGACATCGCaagattttcaaattgaaacatCTGAGAAAGTTGTTCCATTGGATACATCAAAATGGCCACTTctgttaaaa TACTTCGATCGCCTAAATGTCCGTACAAATCATTACACACCATTACCGTTTGGAGCGTCACCATTAAAACGTAATATAAGTGAATACATTAAAGCTGGTTTCATCAATTTGGATAAACCATCGAATCCATCCAGTCATGAAGTTGTCGCATGGATCAAGCGTATATTAAAGGTTGAAAAAACTGGTCATTCTGGAACATTAGATCCTAAGACTTCAG GATGTCTAATCGTATGCATTGACCGAGCAACTAGATTAGTTAAATCTCAACAAGCAGCTGGAAAAGAGTACGTTAGTGTATTCAAATTACATTCATCAGTTGAAGGTGGATCGGTGAAAGTTCTCCAAGGATTAGAAAAATTACGTGGAGCCTTATTTCAAAGACCACCATTAATATCGGCTGTAAAACGACAATTACGTGTTCGAAGTGTCTATGAAAGTAAACTTTTAGATTTTGATCCAGAAAGGAACATAG gTGTATTTTGGGTTAGTTGCGAAGCTGGCTCGTACATCAGAACTATGTGCGTACATTTAGGTTTAATGCTCGGTGTTGGTGGACAAATGTTAGAATTGCGTCGTTCTCGATCCGGTATACAATCAGAAAGAGATTCAATGTCAACAATGCATGATATTTTAGATGCTCAATGGTTATATGAAAATCACAAAGATGAAAGTTATCTTAGAAGAGTTGTTCAACCGTTAGAAGGCcttttagttaaacataaacgaattaTAATGAAAGATAGTGCG GTGAATGCTGTATGCTATGGTGCTAAAATAATGTTACCTGGAGTATTACGTTACGAtgataatattgaattaaatgagGAAATCGTAATTGTTACAACAAAAGGTGAAGCAGTTGCACTTGCAGTCGCTTTAATGACGACAGCAACAATTGCTAGCTGTGATCATGGTATTGTTGCAAAAATTAAGAGAGTTATTATGGAACGTGATACATATCCAAGAAAATGGGGATTAGGACCAAAAGCTTctatgaaaaaacaattaattagtaAAGGACAACTGGATAAACATGGAAAGCCAAATGAAAATACACCGAAAGAATGGTTAACTGGATATGTAGATTATAG cGTCAAGACAGAGAAATCAGCAACCAATATTAAGGTAGAACCAGAAAATGGCCAAGAAGATGAAATTTCAAGAAAg cgaCGAATAAGTGACAGTACGGCAACTGAAGTAGATACAACCATGGAAGTAGATGTTGAAcacaaagaaaagaaaaagaagaagaagaaacgAAAGACAGATGATGAACAAGAATCAGAAATCGTTCAAGTTAAAACAGAGGTGATGGATGAAAGTGGTGAAACGGtaacaaaagaaaagaaaaagaagaagaaaaaggataaaaaacaagatgatgaataa
- the LOC123292428 gene encoding senecionine N-oxygenase-like isoform X1, protein MHIAIIGAGAAGLSAIRHTIQANFECTAFEQTGEIGGTWVYRDEVGVDRFGIPVHTSMYEGLRTNLPKEVMGFPDFPMKDGDISYLPQQDVLNFLENFAQTFDLYKHIKFYNHVKSIKPIENNRWELTSINLQTKEITVYQFDAVMVCNGHYHKPRYAQLDGIEKFKGIQKHSHDYRKAKEFQDQRVVIIGAGPSGVDLAYHISKAAKKVILSHHLKDPIETQFPEHVIQLPDIKEVKEYSVIFKDGSEEEIDVIFYCTGYEYSFPFLSEECGIIVDDNYVQPLYKHLINIEHPTMAIVGLPFYVCAFIMFDLQVRFFLKYLTNPKDFPTKQEMMEDTQKDIEQRRARGLTARYYHSLGTVQDKYFKTLTDLIGMEETPPVIFKIYKDRAQRSKTYLQYYRGDNYCVLNSEKFTVSRSTTKIF, encoded by the exons ATGCACATAGCAATTATTGGAGCGGGAGCAGCAGGCTTATCTGCAATTCGCCATACAATTCAAGCGAATTTCGAATGTACAGCTTTCGAACAAACTGGTGAAATTGGTGGAACATGGGTGTACAGGGATGAAGTTGGTGTTGATCGATTTGGGATTCCAGTTCACACGAGTATGTATGAAGGATTAag GACTAATTTACCAAAAGAAGTTATGGGATTTCCAGATTTTCCAATGAAAGATGGTGATATATCGTATTTACCTCAACAagatgttttaaatttcttagaaaattttgcACAAACATTCGATCTTTACAAACATATTAAG ttttataatcatgtaaaatcaataaaaccaATAGAAAATAATCGATGGGAATTAACATCCATAAATCtacaaacaaaagaaataacAGTTTACCAGTTTGATGCAGTTATGGTGTGTAACGGCCATTATCATAAACCTCGTTATGCACAGTTGGATGGAATCGAAAAGTTTAAAGGAATCCAAAAACATAGTCATGATTATAGAAAAGCGAAAGAGTTTCAAGATCAACGAGTCGTTATCATTGGTGCTGGACCATCAGGTGTTGATCTTGCTTATCATATTAGCAAAGCAGCTAAAAAG gTAATATTAAGTCATCATTTAAAAGATCCAATTGAAACACAATTTCCAGAACACGTTATACAACTGCCTGATATTAAAGAAGTTAAAGAATATAGCGTCATTTTTAAAGATGGAAGCGAAGAAGAAATTGATGTTATATTCTATTGCACGG GATATGAATatagttttccatttttgagTGAAGAATGTGGAATTATTGTTGATGACAATTATGTACAACCGTTATATAAGCATTTAATTAACATTGAACATCCAACAATGGCAATCGTTGGTTTGCCTTTTTATGTTTGCGCCTTCATAATGTTTGATTTAcag gtacgattttttctaaaatatttaacaaatccTAAAGATTTTCCTACAAAACAAGAAATGATGGAAGATACTCAAAAAGATATTGAGCAAAGGCGAGCTCGTGGTTTAACGGCACGATATTATCATTCATTAGGTACTGTAcaggataaatattttaaaacgttaaCTGATTTGATTGGAATGGAAGAAACACCAccagtaatatttaaaatttacaaagacCGTGCTCAAAGAAGTAAAACTTATTTACAATACTATCGTGGTGATAATTATTGTGTACTCAATAGCGAGAAATTCACTGTAAGTCGAAGTACAACCaaaatattttag
- the LOC123292428 gene encoding senecionine N-oxygenase-like isoform X2 — protein MHIAIIGAGAAGLSAIRHTIQANFECTAFEQTGEIGGTWVYRDEVGVDRFGIPVHTSMYEGLRTNLPKEVMGFPDFPMKDGDISYLPQQDVLNFLENFAQTFDLYKHIKFYNHVKSIKPIENNRWELTSINLQTKEITVYQFDAVMVCNGHYHKPRYAQLDGIEKFKGIQKHSHDYRKAKEFQDQRVVIIGAGPSGVDLAYHISKAAKKVILSHHLKDPIETQFPEHVIQLPDIKEVKEYSVIFKDGSEEEIDVIFYCTGYEYSFPFLSEECGIIVDDNYVQPLYKHLINIEHPTMAIVGLPFYVCAFIMFDLQVRFFLKILLGNLSLPSKEEMNKDRLKEMQKRWDIGFTKRQAHMMGPLQNQYYDDLTETGGFEKVPIVFTNLHNESSERFLKDLIHFRDDSYKIVDDSNFIQTMFGF, from the exons ATGCACATAGCAATTATTGGAGCGGGAGCAGCAGGCTTATCTGCAATTCGCCATACAATTCAAGCGAATTTCGAATGTACAGCTTTCGAACAAACTGGTGAAATTGGTGGAACATGGGTGTACAGGGATGAAGTTGGTGTTGATCGATTTGGGATTCCAGTTCACACGAGTATGTATGAAGGATTAag GACTAATTTACCAAAAGAAGTTATGGGATTTCCAGATTTTCCAATGAAAGATGGTGATATATCGTATTTACCTCAACAagatgttttaaatttcttagaaaattttgcACAAACATTCGATCTTTACAAACATATTAAG ttttataatcatgtaaaatcaataaaaccaATAGAAAATAATCGATGGGAATTAACATCCATAAATCtacaaacaaaagaaataacAGTTTACCAGTTTGATGCAGTTATGGTGTGTAACGGCCATTATCATAAACCTCGTTATGCACAGTTGGATGGAATCGAAAAGTTTAAAGGAATCCAAAAACATAGTCATGATTATAGAAAAGCGAAAGAGTTTCAAGATCAACGAGTCGTTATCATTGGTGCTGGACCATCAGGTGTTGATCTTGCTTATCATATTAGCAAAGCAGCTAAAAAG gTAATATTAAGTCATCATTTAAAAGATCCAATTGAAACACAATTTCCAGAACACGTTATACAACTGCCTGATATTAAAGAAGTTAAAGAATATAGCGTCATTTTTAAAGATGGAAGCGAAGAAGAAATTGATGTTATATTCTATTGCACGG GATATGAATatagttttccatttttgagTGAAGAATGTGGAATTATTGTTGATGACAATTATGTACAACCGTTATATAAGCATTTAATTAACATTGAACATCCAACAATGGCAATCGTTGGTTTGCCTTTTTATGTTTGCGCCTTCATAATGTTTGATTTAcag gtacgatttttcctaaaaatattgttagGTAATTTATCGTTGCCATCTAAAGAAGAAATGAATAAAGATAGGTTAAAAGAAATGCAAAAACGTTGGGATATCGGTTTTACAAAACGTCAAGCTCATATGATGGGTCCAttacaaaatcaatattatgATGATTTAACTGAAACAGGTGGCTTTGAGAAAGTTCCAATTGTTTTTACGAATTTACATAATGAAAGTAGTGAACGTTTTCTTAAGGATTTAATACATTTTCGTGACgattcatataaaattgttgacgattcgaattttattcaaactatgtttggtttttaa